The Brachyhypopomus gauderio isolate BG-103 chromosome 1, BGAUD_0.2, whole genome shotgun sequence genome includes a window with the following:
- the LOC143525777 gene encoding uncharacterized protein LOC143525777 has protein sequence MCPMVEVAGQDEPMLVMRTWTVADLQEVIKQLKHPGDIGGRKFADELDMFCREFRPTSHELHRLLGLKLGVEVARIQMDWSVKNIQLVNSKWSHEGNEPYRTMLHDLCSAIRDAFPLVMDLTKIANCKQDDRETVQEYLCRLTQVHDAHCGMDKPDRMDNGPVTPYEAHLRNAFINSLKPDISEKLKDTCITWETAKMEVIVQHAIHAEKRQKKVSPWKQDKEPRQTQLSMVRVVRGNGKGKDWKGQKRTKKVKNRRRDDDDNACYICGKEGHWSRECPQRRDKREKQGQQSHGGD, from the coding sequence ATGTGCCCGATGGTGGAAGTGGCGGGTCAGGATGAACCTATGCTTGTTATGAGAACATGGACTGTTGCAGATTTACAGGAAGTCATCAAGCAGCTCAAGCACCCTGGAGACATTGGGGGGCGTAAGTTTGCAGATGAACTGGACATGTTTTGCCGTGAGTTCAGGCCGACGTCACATGAGCTGCACCGACTCCTGGGCCTGAAACTGGGAGTAGAGGTTGCAAGGATCCAGATGGACTGGTCAGTCAAGAACATTCAGCTGGTGAACAGCAAGTGGTCACATGAAGGTAACGAACCGTATCGGACAATGTTACATGACTTGTGTTCAGCAATACGGGATGCTTTTCCCCTTGTGATGGATTTAACCAAGATAGCTAACTGCAAGCAGGATGACAGAGAGACTGTGCAGGAGTACCTGTGTCGGCTCACCCAGGTGCATGATGCTCACTGCGGCATGGACAAGCCCGACAGGATGGACAATGGGCCAGTCACACCTTATGAGGCTCATTTGCGGAATGCTTTCATCAATAGTCTGAAGCCGGATATATCCGAGAAGCTGAAGGACACCTGCATCACTTGGGAGACAGCCAAGATGGAGGTGATTGTGCAACATGCTATCCACGCGGAAAAGCGACAGAAGAAGGTGAGTCCCTGGAAGCAAGACAAAGAACCGCGACAAACACAACTTTCTATGGTTCGAGTGGTGAGGGGCAATGGAAAAGGCAAAGACTGGAAAGGGCAGAAGAGGACTAAAAAGGTGAAGAACCGCAGAAGGGATGATGACGACAACGCTTGTTACATCTGTGGAAAAGAAGGGCACTGGTCAAGGGAGTGTCCGCAAAGGCGGGATAAGCGGGAGAAGCAAGGTCAGCAAAGTCATGGTGGGGACTGA